Genomic segment of Oceanimonas sp. GK1:
AGGCGGGCCGATCAGGAGCTGATCCGTGCCAAACAGGCCGGCAGGGATCGACTGCATGTGGCCGGCCCCTGAATATCCCTTTCGATAAATAACGGAGCCGGCATGCTGACCAGCCTGAAGATTGATACCGCCCCCCATCCCAATGCCTGTGTGATCTGGCTGCACGGCCTGGGGGCCGACGGCCATGATTTTGCCCCCATCGTGCCCGAGCTGCACCTGCCCGCCGGTGCCGCGGTGCGCTTTGTGTTTCCCCACGCGCCGGCCATACCGGTGACCATCAACGGCGGCATGGCCATGCCCGCCTGGTATGACATTCTGGCGATGGACATTGACCGCAAGGTGGACGAAACCCAGTTGCGCCGTTCGGCGGCGGCGGTCATTGAGCTGGTGGAGCAGCAGATCGCCGCCGGCATCGACAGCCGGCGCATTGTGCTGGCGGGGTTCTCGCAAGGGGGCGCCGTGGCCTATGAGGCGGCGTTGAGCGTTGATAAGCCCTTGGGCGGGCTGATTGCCATGTCTACCTATTTCGCCACCGCCGACAGTATTACGGCGAGCGAGGCCAACCGCGACCTGCCCATTCTGGTGCTGCACGGCACTCAGGATCCGGTAGTCAGCGAGCAACTGGGCCTGCGCGCCTGCCGTGCCCTGGAGCAGCTCGGCCATGTGCCCGAATACCACCGCTATCCCATGGCCCATGCCGTGTGTGCCGAGGAGATAGCCGACATTTCCCGTTTTTTGTGCCGTTGTCTGGCACTGAACTGACGTAAAGGAAGAAGATGAACATCAACGAATTGCAGCACAAGCTGGCCGAAGCACCGGCGTCCATTGAATTTACCGAGGTGATGGCGCTGATCGACAGCCTGTACGATTTTACCCCGGTGGCCTTTGCCAATGGCGATCAGCATAACGACGCCGGCCAGAACAACGGCTCCTGCAAGCTGTTTGCCTTTGCCCGGCTGCAGGGATTTGACGAGCAGGAAACCCTGGCCTGTTTCGGTGCCTTCTATCGTGATGACGTGCTCGGCAACCCCGACGGCGATGACCACCAAAATATTCGCAACTTTATGAACACCGGCTGGATGGGCATTGAGTTTCAGGGCGATGCGCTGACCCCCAAGGCCTAACCCCCTTATTTAACTCGTTCCCATACTCTGCGTGGGAGCGAGGTTGGGCCCTCACTCCGGCGCAAGCCGGAGTCCAGGGCGGTTTGCACCGCTGTCTGCAGCGTGGATTCCGGCTCGAAGGCCGGAATGACTCTACTTTTTTACCGTTTATACGCCTTTCTGTTCCGATACCACTCATACAGCGGCCGGCTGCGAAAGCTCAGCAGCGCCAGCAAAATCAGCAAGCAGCCGATTATCTTCTGGAGCGGCATGGGCTCGTGATACCAGAACACGCTGATCAGCACCGTCCATACCGGCTCCAGCATCATGATCAGCGCCGCGTTGGCCACGTTGCTGTATTTCTGCCCGGCACTCTGACAGAAAAAGCGCAATGACGTGGCCAGCAGCACGCTGGCGGCAAACCAGCCCCAGATATGGCCGGGCACCTGTGCGGGCCATTGTTCGAACAGGGCGGAATAGATAAGGTGCATGACGCCGGTGACCGCCAGTTGCACGCAGGTCAGCGCCATCGGGTCCACCCGCCGGGCAAAGCGGCTGTTCAGGCTGAAATAGAGCGCCAGTGACAATGACGCCAGCAAAAACAGCAACTGCCCGAGGGAGAGCGAAACGCCGTTACCCGAGGTCAGCAAAAACAGCCCGGCCACGGCAATGGGCAGCGCCAGCCAGAACTGACGACTCGGTCGCTCCCTAAAAATCAGCCAGGCCAGGGGCGGCACCATCAGCATGGCCAGGCTCATGATAAAGGCCCCTTCGCCAATGCCCTCGCTGTGGGCCACCGCCTGAATCCAGAAAATCAGGTTCAGGGTCATCACCAGGCCGATGGCGGCGGTTTTCAGCAGGTTGGCGGGGGAGGTGGCACGCAGCTGGCGCTGGCAGAAGGGCAGCAGAATGAGCGCCGCCAGCACAAAACGCCAGCCCACAAAGCCCGCCGGGGGCAGGGCGGTAATGGCTTCCTTGGAAAACAGCCAGCCCGCCGAGGCCAGCAGGGTGGCGGTAAGAATCAGCAGATCGCCGCGCCGTTCCGGCAGCATAAAGACCCCTTGAA
This window contains:
- a CDS encoding HopJ type III effector protein, whose amino-acid sequence is MNINELQHKLAEAPASIEFTEVMALIDSLYDFTPVAFANGDQHNDAGQNNGSCKLFAFARLQGFDEQETLACFGAFYRDDVLGNPDGDDHQNIRNFMNTGWMGIEFQGDALTPKA
- a CDS encoding DMT family transporter → MLPERRGDLLILTATLLASAGWLFSKEAITALPPAGFVGWRFVLAALILLPFCQRQLRATSPANLLKTAAIGLVMTLNLIFWIQAVAHSEGIGEGAFIMSLAMLMVPPLAWLIFRERPSRQFWLALPIAVAGLFLLTSGNGVSLSLGQLLFLLASLSLALYFSLNSRFARRVDPMALTCVQLAVTGVMHLIYSALFEQWPAQVPGHIWGWFAASVLLATSLRFFCQSAGQKYSNVANAALIMMLEPVWTVLISVFWYHEPMPLQKIIGCLLILLALLSFRSRPLYEWYRNRKAYKR
- a CDS encoding alpha/beta hydrolase, which codes for MLTSLKIDTAPHPNACVIWLHGLGADGHDFAPIVPELHLPAGAAVRFVFPHAPAIPVTINGGMAMPAWYDILAMDIDRKVDETQLRRSAAAVIELVEQQIAAGIDSRRIVLAGFSQGGAVAYEAALSVDKPLGGLIAMSTYFATADSITASEANRDLPILVLHGTQDPVVSEQLGLRACRALEQLGHVPEYHRYPMAHAVCAEEIADISRFLCRCLALN